CCTGTGGTACGCCAATACTTTTAATCTGCGTTGGGCGGTGAATGTGATAGAGAAGCGAGGAAATACCGTGAAAACCTTCAGTTCCGAAGAGCTGTTCGTAATAATAATTATCGTCCTCAGATTTAAAAACGGTGTGCCTTTTTTGCGGAATATTTCCCGATTTTATGTATCTCATCCTGCTTTTTTTGATTTTTGTAAATTTAATTAAAAATAATAAGTAAATAAAACGCCTCATTTATACATAAAAAATGAAAGATTCCGAAACCATATGACGTAGGGAGATCCCATCAGGAGGAAAAAACTCAGAAAAGCCGTTTTCACCAGTTGTGAAACGGCTTTAATTTTTAAATTATTTGAACTGGGGTCTTAAAGGCTGGCCAATCCTTCATAAAAATCTTCTTCCATAATGCCGAATTGTTGGCAAAAGAGCCTTGCACCGTCGATATGCGCCATGATTTTTGGGTCGAAATTAACAGGGATATCACCAATTTCTGTTTTCAGATAATTGCCGTTGGTTTCCGGTTTTGCATAGGGAAGTTTCCGGAAATAATTTTCTGACAAATCCACAGCATTTGCAACGTTTCCATCATTTTCATTATAAATTAAAATACCACCTGCGACGATATTTCTTAAAACCCCAGAAAAATCATCATTCGAGTTTTCTGTAGCGATAAACACGACTGTCGGTCTAAAATTTCCGGCGGTGGAAGCATCATTTAGCTCTAAAATAAGAAAGTCGCTGCCTACGCTTCTCGAATGACCATCCGCAAAAATGTAATCAAGATCTTTGCCGCAAAAATCAATGATTTTAGTGAGAAGCTCAGAGATTCCGGGGGTATTGCCGGTGACCAGAACCCGTGTTTTATCAGTGTTTTGTTCGAAAATTAAGGCTGGATCAGGAGACTGCAAAATTTAAATTATTTTCTGAAGTTTTTAGAGTTGATGAAGTTTTCAAATTCAGTTGTGATATTGTCCCATCTCTGCTGGTGCTCCGGAACGATGAAACTGCCGTCGTCCTTAAAGGTGTTTTCTGTGGCAGACTTCACCTTCACAGTCGTGGTGATGTTATCATAAACCTTTTTTACGTCTTCGCGGATCGTTTTCAGGTCGTTGGCTTTTATCACGTCATAAAGTTTCTGCTTTTCAGCGTTGGTAATCGTACTTTTTTTGCTGTATTTTTTACCCTGGCCTTCAAAAAAGTAATTTACGGTATTTCCTTTTATGAGCATATTTTCATAGATCGGAGCGAAGCCGCCGCTTTTGCTGTAGCTTAATTCGTAATTGTCAAAAACTTTATGGCTGTTGCACGCTGCCAGTATTGTGATCAGAAATAATGCGATTAATTTTTTCATGCTTTAATTGTTTACTTCAGATTGTTGTTCTTCTTTTTTAGCTTTCAGCTCTTCTTCGTATTCATACAGAACGTTGAAATCCTGAGTTTGTTCTATGGCGATCATGATTTTATCCAGGATTTCCTGAGCATTTTCTTTATCGTAATCTATATCCAACGGCGGTTTGAACTCCATAGTAGGTTTTACGCCGGTAACTTTTATTTTTAATCCTTTTTTATCGAATGCCCTGCGGAATCCGTTGATTTTAATTGGAACTACGATTGGCCTCTGTTGTTTCACCAGTTTGGCTGTACCTTTTCTGCCCTGTGCAAATGCTGAAGTTGTGCCCTGAGGGAAGGTGATGACCCAACCGTTGTCGAGCGCTTTCATGATATTATCAACCTCCTTCAAATCAACCATACGGTTCACGTTTTGTCCCTGTGCTCTCCAGGTTCTCTTCACGGTTACTGCTCCGGCGAGTTTGAAAAATTTTGACAAAAGGCCTTTATTCATCGTCTCTTCGGCCGCCACGTAATAGAAATCAACTTTCGGGTTAAGGAGATACACAGGGTTTTTAATGGTGTTCATATATCCATTGTTCACCGCAAAAAAAACGTGGTACATCGCAGCCACATCCGCAAAGTAAGTTTGGTGGTTTGATACGAACAGCACATTGGAATCCGGAAGGTCCTTAATGTGCTCGGTGCCCGAAATCTTCAGTTTATTGAAGCCGTTGAATCTTCTGTAAGATACTATTCCCAGGATAAAGATCACAAATCTTTTAAGGAAATACGGGGTGCCGAATGCATCTGCAAATATGTTTTTCTTCGCCATTATTCAATTAACACAATATGCGAAATTACAAATTTTTGAGTAATTGGCTGAATTCGCTCAGTATCATTGAAGTTGCGCCCCAAATAATGTAACCGTTAAAGTTGATCACAGGAACTTCTGTTCCTCTGGATGAAGGCAGCACCATCATTTCAGGCTTTTCATTAAGCTGCAGGATCGAGCTTACAGGAAACTCAATCAGCTCCATAGCTTCAGACTCCTGAAGTTTAAAAACCGGATTCTTCTTCGTATAGGAAATATAGGGATGCACATAGAAATTGCTCGGCGGAATATAAATAGGCGAAATTTCTCTGATAATGCGTACGTAATGTTCTTCAATTCCCATCTCTTCAGAAGTTTCGCGCTGTGCGGTATGTGCAAAATCACGGTCATCTTCTTCACGGCTGCCACCCGGCAGGGAGATCTGTCCGCTGTGTCGGTCGTTTTCGTTTTCGGTACGGACCATTAATGGAAAATACCACTCATCATTTTTCAGATAAAGCAAGATGTTTACAGCTGCAAAACGCGGATTCCGCTGTAAAATTTCTTCGTAGGTAAATAGCGGACGATAAGGCGGCGAGTACACCGAGTGCGCATGTTCACCGTGCAGGTCGGCCTCTTTGATCTTTCGCAGTAAATCCTTTCCAAAAATTTTCATAGAGTAAAAATAAGCAATTTTGGAAGGGTAAAGTTTTAAAGAAAGGTTAAATTTTGGATGAAGAAAATCCGGAAGAGCATCTTTTCAAAAAGTTGACGATAAATAAAAAACTCCCGGACCGCTCCGGAAGTTTTCAGCACTTTGGCTTGAATTATTTTTAGTTCGAGTAACTTACTAATTCTTCTTTTTTTGCGTTGTACAGACGGTATTCCAGATACTTGAAACTGTCCCGAGGGATGATTGTTACCCATTTTTTGTATTTGAGGTACCATTTGGTCTGGATGCTCATTATTCCTTTGGTAAGATAAGCCTCTACAAAAGGGTGTACGTGCAGGTACACTTTACCTTTTTCCTTCTGGATCAGGTTTCTGATCATTTCTTCCATACGTTCTACAACCACGATCGGTGCCAGAATTTCGCCGTCAGCATTTGGATTTTCTTCTTTCGTATGAATTTGTTTTTCAGGCCTCACACGCTGCCTTGTCATTTGGATCAGGCCAAATTTACTTGGCGGAAGGATTTTGTGGCGGGCTTTGTCGCGCTTCATTTCCTCCTTGAAATGTTCATACAGCTGCTTGCGGTGTTCAGGATTCGTCATGTCGATAAAATCTACAACGATGATTCCGCCCATATCGCGTAGGCGAAGCTGTCTTGCAATTTCTGTCGCAGCCATTTTGTTCACAGTCAGCGCGTGGTCTTTATTGTTTGCTGCTGAAGCGATATTTGGCCCGGAATTCACATCCACCACGTGAAGTGCCTCAGTATGTTCAATCACCAGATAGGCGCCTTTGGAACTCGGTATATTCACGTGTTTCCCGAAGCTTTGCTTCATCTGTTTTTCTACGTTGTAATATTCCAAAAGCGGAATGTGCGAATCGTAGAACTGCACAATCTTCTGTCTCTCAGGAGCGATCACATCCAGGTAATTCCTGATATCGCTCACCATCTGTTCATCATCGCAGATAATCCCGGTGAAATCCTGATTGAAATTGTCTCTCAAAATCGCTGAAGCTCTGTCTTCTTCGCTTAAAACTTTAGACGGGACTTTCTGCTTCTGAATATTTTTGAAGGCAGTTTCCCATTTTTGAATGAGCTGATTCATGTCGTTATGTAGTTCAGCTACTTTTTTACCTTCCGCTACGGTTCTGATGATAACCCCAAAGCCTTCCGGTTTAATGCTGTCAATTAAAGTTTTAAGTCTTTCGCGGTCTTCAGCGCTTTTGATCTTTTTTGATATGGATACCTTGTTGTCGAAAGGAATCAGGACCAGGAAACGTCCCGTGAGCGAGATTTGTGTAGAAATTCTCGGCCCTTTCGTAGAAATAGGTTCCTTGGTGATCTGTATTAGCACCACATCGTCTTTTGCCAGCACTTTATCTACGGTACCGTGTTTATCGATATCTTTCTGAACCTGAAAGTTCTTCAGGCTCGATTTTTGCTGACGTTTTGCAAAAGTGTCTTTCAGAAATTTCTGATAGCTTAAGAAGTCCGGCCCCAAATCTTGATAATGCAGAAATGCATCTTTCTCGTAGCCAATGTTCACAAAGGCTGCGTTGAGGTTTGGCGCCAGTTTTTTTACCCGACCTAAAAATAAATCGCCGACGTTAAAATCATTGTTATCTTCCTCCTCGTGGAGTTCAAAGAGCCTTCCGTCTTCAAGCAGTGCAATCTTCGTGCTTTCATTCTCATAGGAGATGATCAGTTCTTTCTTCATTGCTCTGATTTATTTTTAGAATTTTATTAATTTTTAAACATGCGTTTAGCATTGCTGCGAATCAACAGTTCAGTGCTGCGAACGTCCTTAAACAAAAATATAGTTAATGAAATAGAGTTCATCAACTATATTATGTATGTTTTAAAGAAAAGTTATTTTTTCTTCTTATGTCTGTTCGCTCTTCTTCTTTTCTTTCTTTTGTGCGTCGCTACCTTATGTCTTTTTCTTTTCTTTCCGCTTGGCATTTTTTTAATGATTAAAGTTAATATTCAGTTTATTATTTTACAGCTACTTTAGCTTTTACTTTCTCAGTAAAACTTTTGGATGGCTTGAATGCCGGAATATTGTGTGCAGGAATCTCGATCGCTGTGTTTTTAGAAATATTTCTTCCTGTTTTTGCCGCTCTTGTTTTGATGATGAAAGAACCGAAACCTCTCAAATACACATTGTCTCCATTATACATTGAAGTTCTTATTTCCTGCATAAATGCCTCTATAACCTTCTGTGTCTCGTTTTTTTCCGTACCCAACTTATTGGAGATGGTGTTTACCAATTCTGCCTTTGTCATTTCCTTTTTTGTTTTTAATTTTGGTGTGCAAATATAAAACTTATTTTTGAAACGAAACAAACAAAACCCTGATTTTGTTCACATTGGTAGAAAACTTCTGAAGTGGTACGATTCGAATGCAAGAGCGTTGCCATGGCGAAATACTAAACAACCGTATAATATTTGGATTTCCGAGATTATACTGCAGCAAACACAGGTAAAACAGGGGCTTAATCACTATTTAAACTTTGTTGAAAGATTTCCGGATGTGCAGGCGCTTGCCGCAGCAGAAACGGATGAAGTTTTATTATATTGGAAAGGGATGGGCTATTATTCCCGCGCATTGAATCTTCATAAAGCAGCGAAGCAGGTTGTAGAAGATTTTAACGGAAATTTTCCTGAAAAATATGAAGACATTCTTAAACTGAAAGGAATAGGAAAATATACTGCCGCAGCAATTTCAAGCATTTGTTTTGATGAAAAAATCCCAGCGGTTGACGGCAATTTCTACCGTGTGGTTTCCAGGTTATTTGCCGATGATTTTGATATTTCCCAAAGTTCCGCATTTAAATATTTTTCGGAATTGTCGATGATGATGATGCCTGAAAATAAACCGGGCGATTTCAATCAGGCTGTGATGGATCTGGGATCAGAAATTTGCAGGCCCAAAAAGCCCGATTGTGGCAGTTGCCCTTTAAACGAAAACTGCATCGCATTCCAGTCAGGAACCGTACATAAGTTTCCAGTGAAACTGAAACGTACCAAAACCACGGATTTATTCCTTAAATATTACTTCGTTCATCACAAAAACCAGTTTTTATTAAAGCAGCGTGCCGATGATTTTATCTGGAAAAAACTTTATGAATTTCCGGATGAGGTTCCTGTGGAGTTCGAACAATTTGTGGAGAATTCAACTGTTGTCAAACATAAACTTACCCATAAAAACCTTACCATACAGATTGAAACTGTGAATCTTACTGATGAAGTAGATTTTATTTCACTTGCAAAAAGAAATCATTTTAACGTTGTCGATTTTTCTGAATCTAAAAAGAAATCATTCCCCAAACCTTTGGAGAATTTCATAGATAAGTGGATTCAGAGACCGACTGAAATTAAATGATTAAATAATTGATATGCAAAATCAAAACGAGGTCTCTGAATCTTTTTATTTCCTTAAAAAGCCTATTTTTGCAGAATGTTAAAAAATGCAGTTTTTGCAATTATTTGCCTCTTACTTTTTTCCTGCGGTAAAGATGCTGCTCCCAAACCGATGGGCGACCTTCGTCTCGAGTATCCAAACTCCGGATATAAGGAGTTTTCATCTGCCTGTCCTTATTCTTTTGAGTATTCTGGTTTTGCAAAAGTGGAGGAGGGAAAACAGCCTTGCTGGTATTATATTACCTATCCAAAAATGAAGGCAAAGGTCTTTCTCACCTATTTTCCTATAAAAAACGATTTTGATCTTCATGTGAAAGAAGCCGAAAAAATGGTTTACGAACACACGATCAAAGCTTCTTCGATTAAAACCAAGTCATTCAGTTATCCGGTAAATAAAGTGTACGGAAATTTATATGAACTGAAAGGGCAGAGCGCTTCGAACATCCAGTTTTATGCGACCGACAGCGCGAAGCATTTCGTTACGGCAAACCTTTATTTTAACACAAGACCGAAACCCGATTCTCTTGCTCCGGCCGTAGATTATATTAAAAAGGATATTTTGCATATGCTGGATACTTTTAAATGGAAAAATTAAGCAGAAAGAAATTGGAAGCTTGAAACTAGAAACAAAAAAAAGATTATAAATGAAATTATTAGTAGTAGGGTCCGTAGCGTTTGATGCAATCGAAA
The sequence above is a segment of the Chryseobacterium taklimakanense genome. Coding sequences within it:
- a CDS encoding HU family DNA-binding protein, with the protein product MTKAELVNTISNKLGTEKNETQKVIEAFMQEIRTSMYNGDNVYLRGFGSFIIKTRAAKTGRNISKNTAIEIPAHNIPAFKPSKSFTEKVKAKVAVK
- the mutY gene encoding A/G-specific adenine glycosylase, which codes for MKRNKQNPDFVHIGRKLLKWYDSNARALPWRNTKQPYNIWISEIILQQTQVKQGLNHYLNFVERFPDVQALAAAETDEVLLYWKGMGYYSRALNLHKAAKQVVEDFNGNFPEKYEDILKLKGIGKYTAAAISSICFDEKIPAVDGNFYRVVSRLFADDFDISQSSAFKYFSELSMMMMPENKPGDFNQAVMDLGSEICRPKKPDCGSCPLNENCIAFQSGTVHKFPVKLKRTKTTDLFLKYYFVHHKNQFLLKQRADDFIWKKLYEFPDEVPVEFEQFVENSTVVKHKLTHKNLTIQIETVNLTDEVDFISLAKRNHFNVVDFSESKKKSFPKPLENFIDKWIQRPTEIK
- the gldD gene encoding gliding motility lipoprotein GldD, with the translated sequence MLKNAVFAIICLLLFSCGKDAAPKPMGDLRLEYPNSGYKEFSSACPYSFEYSGFAKVEEGKQPCWYYITYPKMKAKVFLTYFPIKNDFDLHVKEAEKMVYEHTIKASSIKTKSFSYPVNKVYGNLYELKGQSASNIQFYATDSAKHFVTANLYFNTRPKPDSLAPAVDYIKKDILHMLDTFKWKN
- a CDS encoding Rne/Rng family ribonuclease encodes the protein MKKELIISYENESTKIALLEDGRLFELHEEEDNNDFNVGDLFLGRVKKLAPNLNAAFVNIGYEKDAFLHYQDLGPDFLSYQKFLKDTFAKRQQKSSLKNFQVQKDIDKHGTVDKVLAKDDVVLIQITKEPISTKGPRISTQISLTGRFLVLIPFDNKVSISKKIKSAEDRERLKTLIDSIKPEGFGVIIRTVAEGKKVAELHNDMNQLIQKWETAFKNIQKQKVPSKVLSEEDRASAILRDNFNQDFTGIICDDEQMVSDIRNYLDVIAPERQKIVQFYDSHIPLLEYYNVEKQMKQSFGKHVNIPSSKGAYLVIEHTEALHVVDVNSGPNIASAANNKDHALTVNKMAATEIARQLRLRDMGGIIVVDFIDMTNPEHRKQLYEHFKEEMKRDKARHKILPPSKFGLIQMTRQRVRPEKQIHTKEENPNADGEILAPIVVVERMEEMIRNLIQKEKGKVYLHVHPFVEAYLTKGIMSIQTKWYLKYKKWVTIIPRDSFKYLEYRLYNAKKEELVSYSN
- a CDS encoding lysophospholipid acyltransferase family protein, which produces MAKKNIFADAFGTPYFLKRFVIFILGIVSYRRFNGFNKLKISGTEHIKDLPDSNVLFVSNHQTYFADVAAMYHVFFAVNNGYMNTIKNPVYLLNPKVDFYYVAAEETMNKGLLSKFFKLAGAVTVKRTWRAQGQNVNRMVDLKEVDNIMKALDNGWVITFPQGTTSAFAQGRKGTAKLVKQQRPIVVPIKINGFRRAFDKKGLKIKVTGVKPTMEFKPPLDIDYDKENAQEILDKIMIAIEQTQDFNVLYEYEEELKAKKEEQQSEVNN
- a CDS encoding NUDIX hydrolase, whose protein sequence is MKIFGKDLLRKIKEADLHGEHAHSVYSPPYRPLFTYEEILQRNPRFAAVNILLYLKNDEWYFPLMVRTENENDRHSGQISLPGGSREEDDRDFAHTAQRETSEEMGIEEHYVRIIREISPIYIPPSNFYVHPYISYTKKNPVFKLQESEAMELIEFPVSSILQLNEKPEMMVLPSSRGTEVPVINFNGYIIWGATSMILSEFSQLLKNL